A region of the Microcoleus sp. bin38.metabat.b11b12b14.051 genome:
CCCTGCATCGAAGGGGCTGCAAACGAGTTTAATGTTACTGGCAAAGGAGGAGTGCCACCGAGTCCTAGCGATGCCCTCAGCAGCGCAGAAACGCCGTTTCCGTGGGTGGAAGCCGAAGGTTCGGCAACGGATTCTGTAGCGGATGTAACGGATGTCACGGATAGAAGTTCGCCAACTAGCAATGTACGGGATGTAACGGATAGAAGAAAGAGGGAAGAAGCAGAAAAACAAGCTCGGGAAGTTGTTCCGGCGCGCGGTTGGGTGGTGAATGAGAAAGGGGAAGTTAGCCTAGTTGGGTACAATCCGGGTAATGCTGCTGACTCTCGCAATCCTCGATCGAATTCTCTGTGCCCGCCACGCTGACGAGATGTTTTTTGGCTGCGGATAAATGCAGATTCATTTAGTAATTGGTAATGGGGAATTAGTAATTGGTAATGGGGAATTGCTTCGACTGACAACTATCAACTGAAAACTGTCAATTATTAACTGCCAATTATCAACTGCCAACTGAGAGGGCGGGCACGGGGGCACCGCCCCTACCAACTGTCAACTGCCAACTGCCAACTGCCAACTGCCAACTGTCAACTGTCAACAGAATGAAATGAAATTTACCCGATCGCTCCGACAAACAATTTTGTTATTTGTGATTTCCTGTCTACTAGCGGTTGCGATTCTTCCCGCAGTGGCTCAGATGAATGTACCGCCTGCATTACAGCTTTTGAGACAAGCTAAAACTCTCTACGCTTCGGAACGTTTTTCCGAAGCTGTAGGGCTGTTGCAGCAAGCGGTGGCGCAGTTTGAGGCGAAAGGTCAAAATCTCGATCGCGCCGCAGCGTTGAGCAATTTAGCCGCAACTTACGGGCAGCTAACACTTTGGGAACCAGCAGCACAAGCTGTGAATTCGAGTTTGTCGGTGGTGCGGGCGCAACCCACAACTCCGGAGCAGCAGCGGATTTTGGGGGAAACTCTCAACATTCAAGCACAGATTAAACTCGAACGAGGTCAGACTCAAGAGGCGATCGACATTTGGGCGGAATCTGCTAAAATTTTTGAGAAACTTGATAACAAAAACCAACTCGTTCAAGTTCAAATCAATCAAAGTCGAGGCTGGGAAAATCTGGGACTTTACCCGAGAGCTTGCAAAATATTGTTAGGTTCATTGAAGCTGGAAAACAAAAGTTGCGAAGTTTTAGATGCGGCTTTAGCTCGTTTAAAAAATCAGTCTATTTCCTTAGAAAATGTTCGAGGAATGAATGCTTTAGGCAGGGTGCTGCGGGTTTTGGGAAAACTCGATCGCTCCGAAGAGATACTGTTATTAGGACTTGATGCAGCCGTCCAATTGGGAGTCAGACAAGAGCAGGCTGCAATGGAGCTGAATCTGGGCAATACGCAACGCGCTAAAAGCAATAAACCAGGTTTAAGCCGTCAACAGCGGACAGAATTGGAACGCTCGGCTCTAGATTATTACGATCGATCGGCCCAAGACAACTCGGGGGCATCAACAATCGGGATGCAGGCGAAGTTAAATCAGTTGAGTTTGTTTGCTGACAGCAAAAATTCCGAGGAAGCAGGAGTTTTGTGGCGATCGATCGCACCTCAAATCTCTCAATTGCCATCGAATCGGGCTGGAATTTACGCTAGAGTTAATCTCGCAGAAAGCTTGATGAAATTGGATCGGTTCCCCATCGGTACTCCTGGTTTAAATGATATTGAAAAAATACTTTCAGATGCAGCATCCGCAGCAAACAGCTTGGGCGACAACCGCATACAAGCTTATATTTTAGGAGCTAAGGGCAAGGTTTACGAACGAAAGCAACAGCATTCTGTGGCTGAAAGTCTGACGGTAGAGGCTTTGAGTTTAGCACCGGCGTTTCAGTCTCCTGATATTGCTTATCAATTATTGTGGCAGCTCGGACGAATTCGGAAAGCTCAGGGAAATACACAAGGGGCGATCGTTCAATATACTCAAGCTGTAAATGTACTGTCTTCTCTGCGGGGCGATTTGGTGACAGTCAATCCAGAAGTGCAATTTTCGTTTCGGGAAAGTGCCGAACCGGTGTATCGCGAATTAGTCGAACTGCTTTTGCAAGAAGAATCGCCCAGTCAAGATAAGTTAAAGCAGGCGCGCCAAACTGTGGAATCTTTGCAGTTGGCAGAATTGGATAACTTTTTTCGAGATGCTTGTGCTGATGCTAAACCAAAGTCGATCGAGGAAATAGATCCGAAAGCGGCGGTGATTTATCCGATTATTTTGAGCGATCGTCTGGAGGTAATTTTGTCAATTCCCGGCAAACCCCTGCGCCGCTACAAAACTAAGAAGACTCAGGAAGAGTTAGAAACTGCCTTCAGACAAGCCAAAAATACCATCAGGCCTGCTGCTTTTCCCAGGGACAGGTTGCCCCCTGTCCAACAGGTTTACGACTGGTTAATTCGCCCAGCAGAGGCGGATTTGACCGCCAGCGGGATTAAAACTCTGGTATTTGTACTTGACGGTTATTTGCGGAATCTGCCGATGGCGGTGCTGCACGACGGCGAAAAGTTTTTGGTAGAAAAATACAGTATTGCTTTGGCGCCGGGGCTGCAACTGCTGGCGCCGAAGCCGTTGAGCCAAGTCAAGTTAAAAGTGCTCACGGCTGCTCTGTCGGAAGCGCGTCAAGGCTTCTCGGCTTTGCCGGGGGTGATGCGGGAAGTGAAGGAAATTGCAGCGCAGATGCCGGCGAGCGGGCTGCTAAATCAAGAGTTTGTCAGCGGGCAGTTGCACGATCGCATTAAAGCTTTGTCATACCCGATCGTCCATTTGGCAACTCACGGTCAGTTTAGCTCGAATGCGGCGGATACTTTTATTGTGACTTGGGATCGGAAAGTGAATGTTAAGGACTTCGATCGGCTTTTGCGATCGCGCACGGGAGAAAACCAACAGCCGATCGAGCTTTTGGTGTTGAGTGCTTGTGCGACGGCTGCGGGTGACAACCGGGCGGCTTTGGGTTTGGCAGGTGCGGCAATTCGATCGGGAGCCCGCAGCACCGCCGCCACCCTTTGGCAAGTCAACGACGAATCTACAGCTATTTTTATGACTGAGTTTTACAAGCAGCTTGCTTCTGCTAAAAGCAGCAAAGCTGAAGCCCTCCGCAACGCTCAATTAACCCTGCTGCAAAACCGAGAGTATCAA
Encoded here:
- a CDS encoding CHAT domain-containing protein, whose amino-acid sequence is MKFTRSLRQTILLFVISCLLAVAILPAVAQMNVPPALQLLRQAKTLYASERFSEAVGLLQQAVAQFEAKGQNLDRAAALSNLAATYGQLTLWEPAAQAVNSSLSVVRAQPTTPEQQRILGETLNIQAQIKLERGQTQEAIDIWAESAKIFEKLDNKNQLVQVQINQSRGWENLGLYPRACKILLGSLKLENKSCEVLDAALARLKNQSISLENVRGMNALGRVLRVLGKLDRSEEILLLGLDAAVQLGVRQEQAAMELNLGNTQRAKSNKPGLSRQQRTELERSALDYYDRSAQDNSGASTIGMQAKLNQLSLFADSKNSEEAGVLWRSIAPQISQLPSNRAGIYARVNLAESLMKLDRFPIGTPGLNDIEKILSDAASAANSLGDNRIQAYILGAKGKVYERKQQHSVAESLTVEALSLAPAFQSPDIAYQLLWQLGRIRKAQGNTQGAIVQYTQAVNVLSSLRGDLVTVNPEVQFSFRESAEPVYRELVELLLQEESPSQDKLKQARQTVESLQLAELDNFFRDACADAKPKSIEEIDPKAAVIYPIILSDRLEVILSIPGKPLRRYKTKKTQEELETAFRQAKNTIRPAAFPRDRLPPVQQVYDWLIRPAEADLTASGIKTLVFVLDGYLRNLPMAVLHDGEKFLVEKYSIALAPGLQLLAPKPLSQVKLKVLTAALSEARQGFSALPGVMREVKEIAAQMPASGLLNQEFVSGQLHDRIKALSYPIVHLATHGQFSSNAADTFIVTWDRKVNVKDFDRLLRSRTGENQQPIELLVLSACATAAGDNRAALGLAGAAIRSGARSTAATLWQVNDESTAIFMTEFYKQLASAKSSKAEALRNAQLTLLQNREYQNPYFWAPFVLVGNWQ